A genomic window from Elaeis guineensis isolate ETL-2024a chromosome 3, EG11, whole genome shotgun sequence includes:
- the LOC140856591 gene encoding trans-resveratrol di-O-methyltransferase-like gives MELTKKKQPAMDQLQDKAQLWNHALGFIRSMSFKCAIELGISDVLHNHGKPITLSELATFLSIPPSKTPALGSLMRLLVHSGVFASHPQQGGGEEERYFLTPISELLVKEEKACVSPFALLIWNRTMLVPGHQLGEWFMAGAAAETPFDMAHGKGLFGETNVRADFNELFNEAMASDARLVTEVALLQRQWEMLRGVRSVVDVGGGTGTVAKSIAKALPEVRCMVLDLPHVVATMDEEQREGVEFIGGDMFEHIPPADAVLLKWILHDWSDEHCIKILKHCKEAIPTKKDGGKVIIIDMVVGVTTDISISVESQLIFDMEMMILTPGKERSEIEWKRLFHAAGFSDYKITPSMGLRSVIELYN, from the exons ATGGAACTCACTAAGAAGAAGCAGCCAGCCATGGACCAACTCCAAGACAAAGCCCAGCTGTGGAACCACGCTCTAGGCTTCATTAGATCCATGTCCTTCAAGTGCGCCATCGAGCTCGGCATTTCCGACGTTCTGCACAACCACGGCAAGCCCATCACTCTCTCCGAGCTTGCCACCTTCCTCTCCATCCCTCCGTCCAAAACCCCCGCCCTCGGAAGCCTCATGCGCTTGCTCGTCCACTCCGGCGTTTTCGCGAGTCACCCACAACAAGGagggggagaagaagagaggtatTTCCTCACGCCGATCTCTGAACTCCTGGTGAAGGAGGAGAAGGCGTGTGTCTCGCCGTTCGCGCTGCTGATATGGAACCGGACCATGTTGGTGCCGGGGCACCAGCTGGGGGAGTGGTTCATGGCCGGGGCGGCGGCGGAGACGCCGTTCGACATGGCGCACGGCAAGGGGTTATTTGGGGAGACGAACGTGAGGGCAGACTTCAACGAGCTGTTCAACGAGGCGATGGCGAGCGACGCGCGGCTGGTGACGGAGGTGGCGCTTCTGCAGCGGCAGTGGGAGATGCTCCGCGGGGTGCGGTCGGTGGTGGACGTGGGCGGCGGAACGGGCACAGTGGCGAAATCCATCGCCAAGGCGTTGCCCGAGGTGCGGTGCATGGTGCTGGACCTGCCACACGTGGTGGCGACGATGGACGAGGAGCAGCGGGAGGGCGTGGAGTTCATCGGAGGGGACATGTTCGAGCACATCCCTCCGGCGGATGCCGTCTTGCTCAAA TGGATATTACATGATTGGAGTGATGAACACTGCATCAAGATACTAAAGCATTGCAAAGAAGCAATTCCTACTAAGAAAGATGGTGGAAAGGTGATCATAATAGATATGGTAGTTGGTGTTACGACTGATATTTCTATCTCAGTTGAATCACAACTTATTTTTGACATGGAGATGATGATCCTTACTCCAGGAAAAGAACGAAGTGAAATTGAATGGAAACGTTTATTCCATGCTGCAGGTTTCAGTGACTATAAGATCACACCATCTATGGGTTTACGATCAGTCATTGAGTTGTATAACTAA
- the LOC105040963 gene encoding trans-resveratrol di-O-methyltransferase-like gives MELTNGQSFGKPFQAHTLLLNQSFSTAGLMSLNCAVELGIADLIHSHGGPMPLSELARSIPIPPEKAPSLRRLMRLLVSHGVFAVQPDGNSENETAYLLTPLSELLLTKGTNLSPFIRVNSDPSFLKPWFHMGDWFKIKGSSPFEVAYGVKCVWELTAQRPELNDKFNDAMSCETCWVMKAMVTEFPQFFRGLKSLVDVGGGTGASARMIAEAFPDLKCTVFDLPHVVATLPESKLVDAVGGSMFDSIPPANAVFLKSILHNWSHEDCVKILKRCKEAIPPKEEGGKVIIVDMVINSNDAKVNETHLFYDVCMMIAFGGMERKEYEWRKIFNDAGFSDYKIFPLLGVYSIIELYP, from the exons ATGGAGCTCACCAATGGCCAGAGCTTTGGCAAGCCTTTCCAAGCCCATACCCTTCTTTTGAACCAATCTTTCAGCACCGCCGGGCTGATGTCCCTCAACTGTGCGGTTGAGCTCGGCATCGCCGACCTCATCCACAGCCACGGCGGCCCTATGCCCCTCTCCGAGCTGGCCAGATCCATCCCCATCCCTCCCGAGAAGGCTCCCTCTCTCCGCCGCCTCATGCGTCTCCTCGTGAGCCATGGCGTCTTTGCGGTGCAACCTGATGGAAATAGTGAAAACGAGACCGCTTACCTCCTCACTCCCTTATCGGAGCTCCTCCTCACCAAGGGCACCAACCTGTCGCCCTTCATCCGGGTCAACTCGGATCCGTCTTTCTTGAAGCCATGGTTCCACATGGGCGACTGGTTCAAGATAAAAGGATCGAGTCCCTTTGAGGTGGCCTACGGTGTCAAGTGCGTCTGGGAGCTCACCGCGCAGCGGCCCGAGCTCAACGACAAGTTCAACGATGCCATGTCGTGCGAGACGTGCTGGGTGATGAAGGCGATGGTGACGGAGTTCCCGCAGTTCTTCCGAGGGCTCAAATCGCTGGTGGATGTCGGTGGAGGGACGGGTGCCTCGGCGAGGATGATCGCTGAGGCCTTTCCGGACCTGAAATGCACCGTGTTCGACCTCCCTCACGTCGTCGCCACCTTGCCGGAAAGCAAGCTGGTCGACGCCGTCGGTGGGAGTATGTTTGACTCCATTCCACCGGCCAATGCGGTCTTTCTCAAA AGTATTCTTCATAATTGGAGTCATGAGGATTGTGTCAAGATACTAAAACGGTGTAAGGAAGCAATTCCACCTAAAGAAGAGGGTGGAAAAGTTATCATTGTGGATATGGTAATAAACTCGAATGATGCAAAAGTAAATGAGACACATCTCTTCTATGATGTCTGTATGATGATCGCCTTTGGAGGAATGGAGCGCAAAGAATATGAATGGCGAAAAATTTTCAACGATGCTGGATTTAGTGACTACAAAATTTTTCCATTATTAGGTGTATACTCTATCATTGAGCTTTACCCTTAG
- the LOC140856129 gene encoding zinc finger protein MAGPIE-like encodes MAGQAISDAFPLNACQDPNPPPVVKKKRNLPGTPDPEAEVIALSPRTLLATNRFLCEICGKGFQRDQNLQLHRRGHNLPWKLRQRSTKEPRKRVYVCPEKSCIHHNPARALGDLTGIKKHFCRKHGEKKWKCEKCSKRYAVQSDWKAHSKTCGTREYRCDCGILFSRRDSFITHRAFCDALAEETARVAATSNINNMAPIGDADYLFTGSSMRSNMSQNFSSNIKPHTPNCEANDQARPGLSLWMGHGIQNGEPLSRTPNLSDINQIGPMGAGTLYDDLFTSCSNVQQLDTQLSWLCGNKLWPTGTCELTGTSIPTTTMKEVDSSQSLLTSIPSLFSTQHQHHRAPVSEMSATALLQKATQIGVTSTIPFVGSFEPSKCQDIRIEDASLKYDGLVNSNQLSNLENIVNGFTESNDMFAERHRSSLKDDLEGDGETRDFLGVGVQTLCPSLINAWI; translated from the exons atggCTGGACAAGCAATTTCAGATGCCTTCCCACTAAATGCATGTCAGGATCCCAATCCTCCTCCAGTTGTAAAGAAGAAGAGAAACCTACCAGGAACTCCAG ATCCTGAAGCAGAGGTTATTGCCTTGTCTCCAAGAACGCTCTTAGCCACCAATCGGTTCTTGTGCGAGATTTGCGGCAAAGGCTTCCAGAGAGACCAGAACCTCCAGCTACACCGCCGGGGGCACAACCTCCCATGGAAGCTGAGGCAAAGAAGCACCAAAGAGCCGAGAAAAAGGGTCTATGTGTGCCCCGAGAAGAGCTGTATCCACCACAATCCAGCAAGAGCGCTTGGAGACCTGACCGGCATAAAGAAGCACTTCTGCCGGAAGCATGGCGAGAAGAAGTGGAAGTGCGAGAAGTGCTCCAAGCGGTACGCGGTGCAGTCTGACTGGAAGGCGCACTCAAAGACCTGCGGCACGAGGGAATACCGCTGCGACTGTGGCATCCTTTTCTCCAG GAGAGACAGTTTTATAACACACAGGGCCTTCTGTGATGCCTTAGCTGAAGAAACCGCAAGAGTTGCTGCAACATCGAACATCAACAACATGGCACCGATCGGTGATGCCGATTATCTTTTCACTGGCAGTTCGATGAGATCTAATATGTCGCAGAACTTCTCCTCCAATATTAAGCCTCATACACCCAACTGCGAAGCCAATGATCAGGCTAGACCCGGGCTTTCGTTGTGGATGGGCCATGGCATTCAGAACGGTGAGCCCTTAAGTCGCACTCCCAATCTCTCTGACATCAATCAAATTGGACCAATGGGTGCCGGAACCTTGTATGATGATCTCTTCACTTCATGTTCAAATGTCCAGCAACTCGACACTCAGTTAAGTTGGTTGTGTGGCAACAAGCTCTGGCCTACAGGCACTTGCGAGCTAACAGGCACCTCCATTCCAACAACCACCATGAAGGAGGTTGACAGCTCGCAGTCTCTCCTCACGAGCATTCCTTCCTTGTTTAGCACTCAACATCAGCACCATCGAGCACCAGTTTCAGAAATGTCTGCGACGGCATTGCTTCAAAAAGCCACCCAAATTGGTGTGACTTCCACCATTCCATTTGTTGGGAGTTTTGAGCCATCAAAGTGCCAAGATATTCGGATTGAAGATGCTAGCTTAAAATATGATGGATTAGTCAATTCCAACCAACTGAGCAATCTAGAGAACATTGTAAATGGTTTCACTGAATCAAACGATATGTTCGCCGAAAGACACCGCAGCTCTCTAAAGGATGATCTGGAAGGAGATGGAGAGACCAGGGATTTCTTAGGTGTTGGGGTGCAAACCCTCTGCCCCTCATTAATTAATGCATGGATCTGA